One Coccinella septempunctata chromosome 8, icCocSept1.1, whole genome shotgun sequence genomic window carries:
- the LOC123318225 gene encoding uncharacterized protein LOC123318225: MIEFYFDSSYFSFGGNIYLQLDGSAMGNPLSPILAEIAMDELVSSVLANLPFVLPFFWLYVDDSITTVPEEEFDTILDYFNAFNPKLQFTMETERDNKPAFLDVEVHRKECGTLLTNWFTKPTSSGRILNYHSYNPIGHKLSTVKGSLHRMMNLSHHTFHDSNLGTIKNILKMYNYPNTFVNKCLNSYFRQHRAFNNSEKTPCKFNKFPFIDGLSQRISTVFDSNTKLAFYNVRSTKCLYTRLKDPTPLLSLSNVIYKIPCSCGKSYIGQTKQYLKSRISQHTNDCKNQNQNKPNKTALASHHFETGHSFIFEDVTVLDREANWFKRNVGEMIQINLADTVNLRSDCANLSIIYSNILNIYARQNIKFR, translated from the coding sequence ATGATCGAGTTTTATTTCGATTCGAGTTACTTCAGTTTTGGAGGGAACATATATTTACAGCTAGACGGAAGTGCCATGGGCAACCCTCTTAGTCCAATTCTAGCAGAGATAGCAATGGATGAGTTGGTGTCTTCGGTGTTGGCGAACTTACCTTTTGTTCTTCCCTTCTTCTGGTTATACGTGGATGATTCGATCACAACAGTGCCCGAGGAGGAATTCGATACCATCCTAGATTACTTCAATGCATTCAACCCAAAACTTCAGTTTACCATGGAGACAGAAAGAGATAATAAACCAGCCTTTCTAGATGTTGAAGTACATAGAAAAGAGTGTGGAACCCTACTTACGAATTGGTTCACCAAGCCAACTAGCTCGGGCAGAATTTTAAATTACCACTCCTACAACCCTATTGGCCATAAGTTGAGTACTGTTAAGGGTTCACTTCACAGAATGATGAACCTCAGTCACCATACCTTTCATGACTCCAATTTGGGAACTATTAAAAACATTCTCAAGATGTACAACTACCCGAATACCTTCGTGAATAAGTGCTTAAATTCTTACTTCAGACAACATAGGGCCTTTAACAACTCAGAAAAGACTCCGTGTAAGTTTAACAAGTTTCCTTTCATTGATGGGCTTTCACAGAGAATAAGTACAGTGTTCGACAGCAATACCAAATTGGCCTTTTACAATGTCAGATCCACCAAGTGTTTATACACGCGTTTGAAAGATCCCACACCGTTATTATCGTTGTCAAACGTAATATATAAGATACCATGTTCTTGTGGGAAATCATATATTGGCCAGACCAAACAGTACCTAAAGTCACGGATAAGCCAACATACCAACGATTGTAAAAACCAGAATCAGAATAAACCAAACAAAACAGCGTTAGCATCACACCATTTTGAAACTGGACACTCTTTTATATTCGAAGATGTCACAGTGCTAGATCGGGAGGCCAATTGGTTTAAACGCAACGTGGGGGAGATGATCCAAATAAACTTGGCCGACACTGTCAACCTAAGAAGTGACTGCGCTAATCTTAGCATTATATATAGCAACATACTAAATATATACGCACgacaaaatattaaattcaggtag